One part of the Gossypium raimondii isolate GPD5lz chromosome 1, ASM2569854v1, whole genome shotgun sequence genome encodes these proteins:
- the LOC105774270 gene encoding U-box domain-containing protein 44: protein MSTMDFNIGIEDVGVAILQELWNRVTLQAVELAKETRDVVIEKDSFREFSRSITELDVLLKALNVRTIEAAMGTESTKVALEKLNDKLQRARKIIKNYKAGSRLRFLLHSHSVLTEMSGLAKDIATTISSFQLSNLDMALNLKSMNDEVIEKLNSMEFSVAAATEKIALEIENSVSQSSGNRENAVKLLEKIAEAVGADANASLVQTELAFLKQEKEEMEVQKKQAEALQLSQLMQLLHSTEIVPSPRNEEASTYHKQYPIGSFICPLCKEIMVDPVAVFCGHSFERNAIQEYFESGNKNCPTCKEELRSLELTPNVNLRSSIEEWKKNDMDWRFQAAVSGINSDDHIRKNQALDDMQVLVEISQYAVRAAEEGLIPKFVESLKDTTLNTMAAVKCLYCLATYCDDRKREIIEAGAVRRIVKRIYNGETEPNTIAILLELSKTEAFVEKIGNTKDCIPLLVYLVGNSNPEIALKAQDVLRNLSSNTHFVVKMAESGFFQSFVARFNQAVGHQETRALMASALIEMQLKENSINDLKDKQFVHNLVHMLAANAPACKSACIKCVKKLIQYPKMVKRFLSDPATIPLVLNVISFRSDPILKQEAAEILALLVQACKQPQFQIYQGLQELQSEHSVSLFLQLVEKSEREFKIQFLHLLIELSNKSKTAQNLIRDNVDAVTHLFSCLDSNQPLVRRWTMKLIYCVSEGDGVPLPPSPGKETAINNLASILICSPDFEERSIAAGIISQLPKDDIDVDEILCKTETLKAIHEVICSSDEEFGGIGAHNNQDKSLLENALAALLRFTGSSKPELQNQVGKLELYPALVRVLSTGNSLAKQRTATALEHLSRSTSSLVSEANIRVRHEDSRSLFNTINLFPNMSWCCSASAENKISCPVHGIACSQRHTFCLVKADAVKPLLQTLSDTNSGVAEASLKALETLLEDHSTLSHATAAIVESQGVEAILQVLEKGTLSAKTIALDLFHKIVNHSRISGPSFQRSEGILIQLLHEDAIRKKVALVLKQMKVLPEQSSYF from the exons ATGTCTACCATGGACTTCAATATCGGGATTGAAGATGTTGGAGTCGCGATATTACAAGAGCTTTGGAACAGGGTAACACTTCAAGCGGTAGAGCTGGCTAAAGAAACAAGAGATGTCGTGATCGAGAAGGATAGTTTTCGAGAGTTTTCGAGGAGTATAACGGAGCTGGATGTGCTTTTGAAGGCGTTGAATGTTCGAACAATTGAGGCTGCGATGGGTACGGAGTCTACGAAAGTGGCGTTGGAGAAGTTGAATGATAAACTACAGAGAGCTCGTAAGATCATTAAGAATTATAAGGCCGGAAGTCGTCTTCGGTTCTTGCTTCACTCACATTCGGTGCTCACGGAGATGTCGGGTTTGGCCAAAGATATTGCTACTACTATTTCGTCATTTCAGTTGAGTAATCTCGATATGGCACTGAACTTGAAGAGTATGAACGATGAGGTTATCGAGAAACTGAACTCAATGGAGTTTAGTGTGGCGGCAGCGACCGAAAAGATTGCTTTGGAGATAGAGAATTCAGTGTCCCAAAGTAGTGGAAACCGAGAGAATGCTGTAAAGCTTCTGGAGAAGATCGCGGAAGCTGTTGGTGCCGATGCGAATGCGTCGTTGGTACAAACAGAATTGGCATTTTTGAAACAGGAAAAAGAAGAGATGGAAGTTCAAAAGAAACAAGCCGAGGCACTTCAGCTGTCGCAGTTGATGCAGTTGTTGCATAGCACCGAAATTGTTCCGAGTCCACGAAATGAGGAGGCCTCAACATATCATAAGCAATACCCTATTGGTTCCTTCATATGCCCCTTGTGCAAGGAGATTATGGTTGACCCAGTTGCAGTTTTTTGTGGCCATAGCTTCGAAAGGAACGCGATACAGGAATACTTCGAGAGTGGAAACAAAAATTGCCCGACTTGCAAAGAAGAGCTTCGAAGTTTGGAGTTAACTCCAAATGTTAACCTCCGGAGCTCGATCGAAGAGTGGAAGAAAAATGATATGGACTGGAGATTCCAAGCAGCAGTTTCCGGAATCAATTCCGATGACCATATTAGGAAAAACCAAGCCTTGGACGATATGCAGGTTCTGGTGGAAATCTCTCAATATGCAGTGAGAGCTGCAGAGGAGGGGCTTATCCCGAAGTTCGTCGAGTCATTAAAAGACACCACACTCAACACCATGGCAGCAGTGAAATGCCTTTATTGCTTAGCTACATATTGTGATGACCGTAAG CGAGAAATCATTGAAGCGGGAGCTGTTCGCCGAATTGTGAAGCGGATCTATAACGGTGAAACGGAACCGAACACGATTGCCATCTTGTTGGAACTGTCTAAAACCGAAGCTTTCGTAGAGAAAATAGGGAATACCAAAGATTGTATTCCCCTCCTGGTTTATTTGGTCGGTAACTCCAACCCAGAAATCGCCCTGAAAGCTCAAGACGTATTGCGGAATCTTTCATCCAACACACACTTTGTTGTGAAGATGGCCGAATCCGGGTTCTTTCAGTCATTTGTCGCTCGGTTCAACCAAG CGGTCGGACACCAAGAGACTCGAGCATTGATGGCGTCGGCATTGATAGAGATGCAACTCAAAGAAAACAGCATAAATGACTTGAAAGACAAACAATTTGTTCACAATCTAGTTCACATGCTAGCCGCTAACGCCCCGGCATGTAAATCTGCTTGCATCAAATGTGTCAAGAAGCTGATACAATATCCAAAGATGGTAAAGCGGTTCCTATCGGACCCAGCAACTATACCGCTCGTGCTTAATGTCATCTCGTTCAGGTCGGATCCTATCCTTAAACAAGAAGCTGCCGAGATTCTAGCTCTGCTGGTACAAGCTTGTAAGCAACCGCAATTTCAGATATATCAGGGGCTGCAGGAGCTGCAATCCGAGCATAGCGTCAGTCTCTTTTTGCAGCTCGTAGAAAAATCTGAGCGTGAATTCAAGATTCAGTTCTTACACCTGCTGATTGAGCTTAGCAATAAGTCAAAGACGGCTCAAAATCTTATTCGAGATAATGTGGATGCTGTCACTCACCTTTTCTCTTGCCTCGATAGCAACCAACCTTTAGTTCGAAGATGGACGATGAAGCTAATATATTGTGTGTCAGAAGGTGACGGGGTTCCACTCCCACCATCTCCGGGAAAAGAAACTGCCATCAACAACTTAGCATCGATCCTCATTTGCTCACCAGATTTCGAAGAGAGGTCCATTGCTGCAGGGATTATTAGCCAACTTCCGAAAGATGATATAGATGTTGATGAAATACTCTGTAAGACAGAAACATTGAAAGCCATTCATGAAGTGATTTGCAGTTCGGATGAAGAATTCGGTGGGATCGGAGCACATAATAATCAGGACAAGTCTCTACTTGAAAATGCTCTAGCAGCACTATTACGCTTCACGGGATCCTCAAAGCCTGAACTTCAGAATCAAGTGGGAAAGCTTGAATTATATCCAGCTTTAGTTCGAGTACTTTCTACAGGCAACTCATTGGCCAAGCAGCGAACAGCCACTGCTCTCGAACACCTATCCCGGTCCACCAGCTCGTTGGTCTCCGAAGCAAACATCAGAGTAAGACATGAGGACTCGAGGTCACTGTTTAACACAATAAATCTCTTCCCTAATATGTCTTGGTGCTGCTCGGCTTCAGcagaaaacaaaatttcatgCCCCGTCCATGGCATTGCGTGTTCGCAGAGACATACATTCTGCCTTGTCAAGGCCGATGCCGTAAAGCCCCTACTGCAAACGTTAAGCGACACAAACTCGGGTGTCGCGGAGGCTTCCTTAAAGGCACTCGAAACATTGCTAGAAGATCACAGTACCTTGTCACATGCGACTGCTGCCATCGTGGAGAGTCAAGGTGTCGAGGCAATTCTGCAGGTCTTAGAGAAGGGAACCTTATCTGCCAAAACAATAGCATTGGACTTATTCCACAAGATCGTAAACCACTCACGAATTAGCGGACCGTCATTCCAAAGGTCCGAGGGAATCCTCATCCAACTGCTTCACGAGGATGCAATTCGGAAGAAAGTAGCTCTAGTGCTTAAGCAAATGAAAGTTCTCCCTGAACAATCCTCGTATTTCTGA
- the LOC105774278 gene encoding pentatricopeptide repeat-containing protein At4g21065 has product MNNVYKLHVRLIKTGLQNDPVSLRRLLLSFAAAAPASLPHAHSVFARVPFPDTFAYNTLIRAHAHSSPSHSVSLFSAMRRDGVSPDNFTFPFVLKACARLHIGHDAHALIIKLGLGSDIYVQNGLISLYGSLGSVAGAFDVFDEMPERDLVSWSSMISCFANNNFGYEALGLFQYMQLVGNLKPDEVTMLSVISAVSSLGALELGKWVDAYISRTGLKRTVSLGTALIDMYSRCGSVDDSIKIFNAIPVKNVLTWTVLINGLAVHGRSEEALKVFHEMKNAGLKPDHITFNGVLVACSHGGLVDDGWRVFESIKSDYGMEPTVEHYGCIVDLLGRAGLLNKAFEFVDTMPIKPNAVIWRTLLGACVKHNDLKLSEKAKVKIHELDPNHDGDYVLLSNVYGQVGKWDEKANVRNSMREKKVGKKPGYSFLNEGDMLHEFVSGDDFHPKSNEIKRFLVSIIDDLRLDGYTFFTCNALHDVEDEEKEQSLSFHSEKLAVAFALLRFKDRRTIRVIKNLRICYDCHCFMKHVSNKFDREIVVRDRNRFHHFSKGSCSCKDYW; this is encoded by the coding sequence ATGAATAATGTATACAAGCTCCACGTTCGCCTCATCAAAACTGGCCTCCAAAACGACCCCGTTTCCCTTCGTCGCCTCCTACTATCTTTCGCCGCCGCCGCCCCCGCATCCTTACCTCATGCCCACTCTGTTTTCGCTCGCGTTCCTTTCCCTGATACCTTCGCTTATAACACCCTCATCAGAGCCCATGCTCACTCCTCTCCTTCTCACTCCGTTTCGCTCTTCTCCGCCATGCGCCGTGATGGCGTATCTCCGGACAACTTCACTTTCCCTTTCGTACTCAAAGCGTGCGCCCGTCTCCACATAGGTCACGATGCTCACGCGCTTATAATCAAACTGGGTTTGGGTTCAGATATTTATGTACAAAATGGGTTGATTAGTTTATACGGTTCGCTTGGGTCAGTGGCTGGTGCATTCGACGTGTTCGATGAAATGCCGGAAAGAGACTTGGTTTCTTGGTCCAGTATGATATCTTGTTttgcaaataataattttggataCGAAGCTTTGGGTTTGTTTCAATATATGCAATTGGTGGGAAATCTTAAGCCGGATGAAGTTACCATGCTTAGTGTAATATCTGCAGTTTCAAGCTTAGGGGCTTTAGAATTAGGTAAATGGGTTGATGCTTACATTTCAAGAACTGGGTTGAAGCGCACTGTGTCATTAGGGACTGCGTTGATTGATATGTATTCTCGATGCGGCTCTGTCGACGATtccataaaaattttcaatgccATACCGGTGAAAAATGTATTGACTTGGACGGTACTAATCAATGGACTGGCTGTTCATGGCCGTAGTGAAGAAGCCTtgaaagtgttccatgagatgAAAAACGCTGGTTTGAAGCCCGATCATATTACCTTTAACGGTGTTTTAGTGGCTTGTAGTCACGGTGGACTCGTCGACGATGGGTGGAGAGTTTTTGAGAGTATAAAATCAGATTACGGGATGGAACCTACGGTGGAACATTATGGTTGTATTGTTGATTTACTTGGCCGTGCAGGGTTGCTTAATAAAGCTTTTGAGTTTGTTGATACAATGCCTATTAAGCCAAATGCAGTCATATGGAGGACTTTGCTTGGAGCTTGTGTGAAACACAATGACCTCAAGTTGTCCGAGAAAGCAAAGGTGAAGATTCATGAGCTCGACCCTAATCACGACGGTGATTATGTGCTTTTGTCGAACGTGTACGGTCAAGTTGGTAAATGGGACGAGAAAGCAAACGTGAGAAACTCGATGAGGGAAAAGAAAGTCGGGAAGAAACCCGGGTATAGTTTCCTTAACGAAGGGGATATGCTTCATGAGTTTGTTTCTGGAGACGATTTCCATCCTAAATCCAATGAAATCAAACGATTCTTGGTTTCGATAATCGATGACCTTAGACTCGATGGCTACACTTTCTTTACTTGCAATGCATTACACGATGTTGAAGACGAGGAGAAAGAGCAAAGCCTTAGTTTTCACAGCGAAAAACTGGCTGTTGCTTTCGCTCTTCTTAGGTTCAAGGATAGGAGGACCATTAGGGTTATAAAGAATCTTCGGATTTGTTATGATTGCCATTGTTTCATGAAACATGTTTCCAATAAGTTCGACCGGGAAATTGTTGTCCGAGACCGGAACCGATTCCATCATTTTAGCAAGGGATCTTGTTCTTGCAAGGATTACTGGTAA